In Panulirus ornatus isolate Po-2019 chromosome 40, ASM3632096v1, whole genome shotgun sequence, a single window of DNA contains:
- the LOC139761349 gene encoding acyl-CoA-binding domain-containing protein 6 isoform X1, producing MITSANMDDLDGDSPVEDLETVFNKAAAYLPSVATSLPQDKLLFFYARYKQANEGACNTPKPGFFDFKGRQKWEAWKNLGGMSKKDAMKEYVSAIADVDPDWEIKVESEGGPRTSWVRVSCLLPEKDDIKEEEKNSFDWVKENNVEKIKNLRPETLSEKDENGMTLLHWAADRGYVDIAKYLLEKKINVNAQDVEGQTALHYAAFCGHLETIQVLLNHGADPTVQDADGLRAEECGDDEGIRKFFHALE from the coding sequence ATGATTACATCAGCCAACATGGATGATTTAGATGGTGATTCACCTGTGGAGGACTTAGAAACAGTGTTCAATAAAGCAGCAGCATACCTGCCGAGTGTAGCCACCTCTCTTCCCCAAGATAAGCTTTTATTCTTTTATGCACGTTATAAACAAGCTAATGAAGGGGCCTGCAATACCCCAAAACCAGGCTTCTTTGATTTTAAGGGTAGGCAGAAATGGGAAGCATGGAAGAATCTAGGAGGTATGAGCAAGAAAGATGCCATGAAGGAATACGTGAGTGCTATTGCTGATGTTGACCCAGACTGGGAGATCAAGGTTGAGAGTGAGGGTGGTCCAAGAACCAGTTGGGTTAGGGTTAGTTGCCTCTTGCCTGAAAAAGATGAtattaaagaggaagaaaaaaattcctTTGATTGGGTTAAAGAGAATAATGTTGAAAAAATCAAAAACCTTCGCCCAGAAACCTTATCAGAGAAAGATGAAAACGGGATGACACTCTTGCATTGGGCAGCTGATAGAGGTTATGTAGATATTGCTAAGtatcttttagaaaaaaagatcaatGTCAATGCACAAGATGTAGAAGGCCAGACTGCACTCCACTATGCAGCTTTCTGTGGTCATTTAGAAACTATTCAGGTTCTCTTGAACCATGGAGCTGATCCAACCGTGCAAGATGCTGATGGATTACGGGCTGaagaatgtggtgatgatgaaggtatcAGAAAATTTTTCCATGCACTGGAATGA